In Dryobates pubescens isolate bDryPub1 chromosome 26, bDryPub1.pri, whole genome shotgun sequence, a single window of DNA contains:
- the BPIFB2 gene encoding BPI fold-containing family B member 2 — protein MDRASWRGSEPAKLCALSILLSLLLPAQPSRSPDCGGILTPAGLSYFAEVSKPHTEAVLRRQLVADPDLSQSSSKPSRNSITSVNVSELSLSLVPHAGLRLSIDADLGISSAPSATRVKRLSILADLHVEMNLEGNMELVTSSCKPTLEGTQSSSEEVESKSSSSELDKISVDKVCLEVSKLLLSPNERLISLTTQFPVTASCQAQYVPLAVPMFSEQGIIISLQTTFQVAGIPIPLPVSPVPFSMPEPASSSSSHLTLAFSEHFYTSLFFALEIAGAFNMTLLSPLTTRTVAQRIPQVGSLFQEDVPVVLQAVFRSSPRVQLEEGKAALRLFLTVHVGAGAAGFQSFLSVSVDMSAELLLSVVGTKMKISAATTEGAELSLAASDVGSVPAAALRELLLPTVQREVPAQLNEVLSEGIFLPHVSGFTYTDVAVAIHRDYVLVPCNLQLLPQPLAL, from the exons atggACAGAGCGAGCTGGAGAG gaTCCGAGCCGGCGAAGCTCTGcgccctcagcatcctcctgagcctgctgctccctgctcagcccagcaggtCACCCGACTGCGGGGGCATCCTCACCCCGGCAGGGCTCAGCTACT TTGCTGAGGTCTCGAAGCCACACACGGAGGCAGTCCTCAGGCGGCAGCTGGTGGCAGACCCTGACCTGTCCCAGAGCTCCTCAAAGCCCAGCAG gaacTCAATCACCTCAGTCAACGTCTCcgagctgtccctgtccctcgtGCCCCACGCCGGGCTGCGGCTGAGCATCGATGCAGACCTGGGCATCTCCTCTGCCCC ctcagccaccagggtGAAGAGGTTGTCCATCCTGGCTGACCTCCACGTGGAGATGAACCTCGAAGGCAACATGGAGCTGGTGACCTCCTCCTGCAAGCCCACCCTggagggcacccagagcagctctgaggaggtgGAAAG CAAGTCCTCTAGTTCAGAGCTGGACAAGATCAGTGTGGACAAG GTCTGCCTGGAAGtctccaagctgctgctctcccccaacGAGAGGCTCATTTCCCTGACAA CCCAGTTCCCGgtcacagccagctgccaggcCCAGTACGTGCCCCTGGCCGTGCCCATGTTCTCCGAGCAGGGCATCATCATATCCTTGCAA accaCTTTCCAGGTGGCAGGAatccccatccccctgccagTCAGCCCCGTGCCCTTCAGCATGCCCgagccagccagctccagctcttcccaCCTCACCCTGGCTTTCTCTGAGCACTTCTACACCAGCCTCTTCTTCGCCCTGGAGATCGCTGGAGCCTTCAACATGACCTTGCTG AGCCCCCTGACCACCCGCACCGTGGCTCAGAGAATCCCTCAG GTGGGCTCCCTCTTCCAGGAGGACGTGCCGGTGGTCCTGCAAGCCGTGTTCCGGAGCTCCCCTCGTGTGCAGCTGGAGGAAGGCAAAGCTGCCCTGAGGCTCTTCCTCACCGTTCACGTGGGGGCAGGGGCGGCAGGGTTCCAGAGCTTCCTCAGCGTCAGCGTG GACAtgtctgcagagctcctcctcaGCGTTGTGGGCACCAAGATGAAGATCTCTGCAGCAACAACAGA gggtgctgagctcagcctggctgcctctgaCGTGGGTTCCGTGCCG gctgctgcgctgcgggagctgctgctgcccaccgtCCAGCGGGAGGTGCCAGCTCAGCTGAACG aGGTGCTGAGCGAAGGCATCTTCCTGCCCCACGTCTCGGGCTTCACCTACACCGACGTGGCCGTGGCCATCCACAGG GACTACGTCCTGGTGCCCTGcaacctgcagct GCTCCCACAGCCCCTGGCCCTGTGA